Proteins from one Erysipelothrix larvae genomic window:
- a CDS encoding MarR family winged helix-turn-helix transcriptional regulator produces the protein MNTHQDELTTIFDALLEITGKMNQRIEKQSKALGYTAKEYLVLLDVLTHPGTSQNAMCERLGIKKSAASKLLRNLESSGKIVRKACKQDKRESELFIEQPELLDTLCKASAIEMTFENHDDYACKLNSIHESLIDLDKMLCGDSK, from the coding sequence ATGAACACACATCAAGATGAACTGACAACAATATTTGATGCGCTCCTAGAAATCACAGGGAAAATGAATCAACGTATTGAAAAACAATCCAAAGCACTGGGTTATACAGCCAAAGAGTATTTGGTTCTTCTTGATGTGCTCACACATCCTGGTACCAGTCAAAATGCAATGTGCGAACGCCTTGGCATCAAGAAAAGTGCTGCTTCAAAGCTTCTAAGAAACCTTGAAAGCTCTGGAAAGATTGTCCGTAAGGCTTGCAAGCAAGATAAACGAGAGTCTGAACTCTTTATCGAGCAGCCTGAACTTTTGGATACATTGTGTAAAGCATCTGCAATTGAAATGACGTTTGAAAATCATGATGATTATGCATGTAAATTAAATTCTATTCATGAATCATTAATTGATTTAGATAAAATGCTATGTGGAGATTCCAAATAG
- the rpsJ gene encoding 30S ribosomal protein S10: MAKNFIRIRLKAYEHRTIDSAAQKIVQAANDHGASKVVGPVPLPTKKEIVTILRSPHVNKDSREQFESRTHKRLIEIVGPTPETIDALSRLELPSGVDIEIKL; the protein is encoded by the coding sequence ATGGCAAAGAATTTCATTCGTATACGCTTAAAAGCATACGAACACCGCACTATTGATAGTGCTGCTCAGAAGATTGTTCAAGCGGCAAATGATCATGGTGCAAGCAAAGTTGTTGGTCCAGTTCCACTGCCAACAAAAAAAGAGATTGTTACAATCTTACGTTCACCACATGTTAATAAGGACTCTCGTGAACAATTTGAATCAAGAACGCATAAGCGTTTGATTGAAATTGTTGGTCCAACACCTGAAACAATTGACGCATTAAGTCGTCTTGAGTTACCAAGCGGTGTTGACATCGAGATCAAACTTTAG
- a CDS encoding redoxin domain-containing protein → MKEPNKTEIFKIQLKLQKEPLEMGAQIPGLQSLMIDDKPLDTTQLDAPYILISTFPGINTKVCSLQTQHMVKYCEEHGIYLLNISTDSYEACNKWCLAQNKDINFYSDPVGIYLQKLGLYIPLLKKAARAVLLFNKEHKLVYREVVNPMTHEPSVQLLDAFIKGQ, encoded by the coding sequence ATGAAAGAACCAAATAAAACAGAAATCTTTAAAATTCAGTTAAAACTACAAAAAGAACCTTTGGAAATGGGAGCACAAATTCCGGGTCTCCAAAGTTTGATGATTGATGATAAACCTTTGGATACTACGCAGTTAGATGCACCTTATATATTAATCAGTACCTTTCCTGGTATTAATACAAAAGTGTGCAGTTTACAAACTCAACACATGGTAAAATACTGTGAGGAGCATGGTATCTATCTGTTAAACATTTCTACCGATTCTTATGAAGCGTGTAACAAATGGTGTCTTGCACAAAATAAAGACATTAATTTCTACAGTGATCCTGTAGGAATTTATCTTCAAAAACTAGGTTTATATATTCCTTTATTGAAAAAAGCAGCACGGGCTGTGTTGCTCTTTAATAAAGAGCACAAATTGGTTTATCGTGAAGTCGTGAATCCAATGACACACGAACCTTCCGTACAACTCCTTGATGCGTTTATAAAAGGGCAGTGA
- the arsD gene encoding arsenite efflux transporter metallochaperone ArsD, which yields MKIEIFDPAMCCSTGVCGTSVDKELLRVASLVDRLEKSGVDIRRYQLTNEPQEFIANQLISELLNKDSESLPITLVNGKVVKTKGYLSNQEFDLLFKANDEAHPTKCNCKNGCC from the coding sequence ATGAAAATTGAAATATTTGATCCAGCAATGTGTTGCTCAACAGGCGTGTGTGGTACCAGTGTAGATAAAGAATTATTGCGTGTCGCAAGTCTTGTAGATAGATTAGAGAAAAGTGGGGTTGATATTCGTCGGTATCAATTAACAAATGAGCCTCAAGAATTTATTGCTAATCAATTGATAAGCGAACTACTCAACAAAGATTCTGAATCGCTACCCATTACATTAGTCAATGGGAAGGTTGTTAAGACTAAAGGGTATTTATCAAATCAAGAGTTTGATCTTTTGTTTAAAGCAAATGATGAAGCGCACCCTACCAAATGCAATTGTAAAAATGGGTGTTGTTGA
- a CDS encoding NADPH-dependent FMN reductase has translation MLKIGIVIASVREGRNGKQVGDWTYNYATTEKAEEASYELVDLKDYDLPLLGLQPTQEQGAAIKAWSEKMASFDGYVFVTPEYNRALPGAFKNALDYLQPELNNKAVGYVAYGGLGGLSSIQTLRLINAEQELASVRTMVTFSIMADFVNMSEFKPNDYHKDNANKMFDQVIAWSKALKTIRG, from the coding sequence ATGTTGAAAATTGGTATTGTAATTGCAAGTGTACGTGAAGGACGTAATGGTAAACAAGTGGGTGATTGGACCTACAATTATGCAACAACTGAAAAAGCTGAAGAAGCTTCTTATGAATTAGTCGATCTAAAAGACTATGATCTTCCCCTGCTTGGTCTTCAACCAACTCAAGAACAAGGCGCAGCAATTAAAGCATGGTCAGAAAAAATGGCTTCATTTGATGGCTATGTATTTGTAACACCAGAATACAACCGTGCATTACCTGGTGCATTCAAAAATGCCCTTGACTACTTACAGCCTGAACTAAACAATAAAGCTGTAGGATATGTTGCTTATGGTGGACTTGGTGGATTGTCATCCATTCAAACATTGCGTCTCATCAATGCTGAACAAGAACTTGCTTCAGTACGTACAATGGTGACGTTCTCAATTATGGCTGACTTTGTCAACATGTCAGAGTTTAAACCAAACGATTATCACAAAGACAATGCAAACAAGATGTTTGATCAAGTGATTGCATGGTCTAAAGCACTTAAAACAATTCGAGGATAA
- the arsA gene encoding arsenical pump-driving ATPase: MVQSRTFEPFDLDSVPITKFMFFTGKGGVGKTSVACATAVTLADKGFKVLLISTDPASNLQDVFEIELTNTQTRIEGVDNLWVVNLNPIDAAQAYRDSVIEPYIGKLPDNILTNMKEQLSGSCTVEIAAFNEFTKYLVDNDGIDTYDYIIFDTAPTGHTLRMLQLPSAWDHFISESTHGASCLGQLSGLQDNKQKYADAVEILGDRTKTTIVLVAKADSSPLFEAERASKELIDIGISNQVLVINGMITKSSNDAIEESMIHKQHLALSKFPQGLELLRTYEIPLRSYNVTGIESLRYLLYKDTLIETTAVPTINSKEIDTLISDLITTNKKIIFTMGKGGVGKTTMACAIALGLANRGQSVHLTTTDPANHLKGFLKEHHNITMSEIDEQKELLKYQEEVLSVARETMDEADLEYIKEDLRSPCTQEIAVFRAFAEIVDRSSDEIIVIDTAPTGHTLLLLDSTQSYHNEIARSQGEVPESVKRLLPRLRNQNETEVVIVSLAEATPYFEASRLIEDLQRANIFSKWWIVNSSLVNVETCSSILKAKQMSEYHWISTISEKTKGNTIIVPWIAEAINEDSIKALMNERI, from the coding sequence ATGGTACAATCACGAACATTTGAGCCGTTTGATTTAGATTCTGTACCCATTACGAAATTTATGTTTTTTACAGGTAAAGGTGGGGTTGGGAAAACATCCGTCGCGTGTGCTACTGCAGTGACACTCGCTGATAAAGGATTTAAAGTGTTACTTATCTCTACAGACCCTGCCAGCAATTTGCAAGATGTATTTGAAATAGAACTAACCAACACACAAACGCGCATAGAGGGTGTTGATAATCTATGGGTGGTTAATTTAAATCCAATTGATGCCGCGCAAGCATATCGGGATTCAGTAATTGAACCCTATATTGGTAAACTCCCAGATAACATATTAACTAATATGAAGGAGCAATTATCGGGATCTTGTACTGTAGAAATTGCAGCATTTAATGAATTTACCAAGTACCTTGTAGATAATGATGGTATTGATACCTATGATTATATAATATTCGATACAGCACCAACAGGGCATACACTGAGAATGCTTCAACTTCCATCTGCTTGGGATCATTTTATATCAGAAAGCACTCATGGCGCATCGTGTTTGGGACAACTGTCTGGATTACAAGATAACAAGCAAAAGTATGCAGATGCTGTTGAGATTTTAGGGGATCGCACGAAAACGACGATCGTCTTAGTGGCTAAAGCAGATTCCAGTCCTTTATTTGAAGCAGAACGCGCCTCAAAAGAACTCATAGACATTGGTATTTCAAATCAAGTGCTTGTGATAAATGGCATGATAACCAAGAGTTCAAATGATGCAATTGAAGAAAGCATGATCCATAAACAACACCTTGCACTGAGTAAATTTCCACAAGGGCTAGAACTGTTAAGAACCTATGAGATCCCATTAAGGTCTTATAATGTTACAGGTATCGAAAGTCTGCGGTATTTGCTTTACAAAGATACCTTGATCGAAACAACTGCAGTACCAACGATAAATAGTAAAGAAATTGATACACTAATTTCTGATTTGATTACCACAAACAAGAAAATAATCTTTACGATGGGAAAAGGTGGCGTTGGTAAAACAACCATGGCATGTGCAATTGCACTTGGCTTAGCAAATAGAGGACAAAGCGTACATCTTACCACAACCGATCCAGCAAATCATCTTAAAGGATTTCTGAAAGAACACCACAATATCACAATGAGTGAAATTGATGAACAGAAAGAATTGTTGAAGTATCAAGAAGAAGTCCTTTCAGTTGCACGGGAAACGATGGATGAAGCAGACTTAGAGTATATTAAAGAAGACCTTCGTTCACCATGTACTCAAGAGATTGCTGTATTTCGTGCCTTTGCAGAAATTGTTGATCGCTCAAGTGATGAAATAATCGTGATTGATACTGCACCAACAGGACACACATTATTGCTGTTGGACTCAACTCAAAGTTATCACAACGAAATTGCGCGCTCTCAAGGGGAAGTCCCTGAATCTGTGAAACGTCTATTACCAAGACTGAGAAATCAAAACGAAACAGAAGTTGTGATTGTATCTTTAGCAGAAGCGACCCCGTATTTCGAAGCGTCACGGTTAATTGAGGACTTACAACGCGCGAATATATTTAGTAAATGGTGGATTGTAAATTCGAGTTTAGTGAATGTTGAGACTTGTTCAAGCATTCTAAAAGCGAAACAAATGAGTGAATATCATTGGATAAGCACGATCAGTGAAAAGACAAAAGGCAACACCATAATTGTTCCTTGGATTGCAGAAGCAATAAATGAGGATTCAATTAAAGCGTTAATGAATGAGAGGATCTAA
- a CDS encoding DUF402 domain-containing protein, with the protein MNPKIGDAVYVQSYKHDGSLHRTWSCATVVDVNDEMIVAITYKTWVVEGDGRRWFTREPAVYYFYLNRWYNVIAMIRKRGIYYYCNLATPSIYDGEAIKNIDYDLDVKVFPDGNYILLDEDEFIDHQRQMQYDVSIIDIVVDEQRRLVNEVKSGVGPFNSLNVYEYFEKFLNLNFEES; encoded by the coding sequence ATGAATCCGAAAATTGGTGATGCAGTATATGTGCAAAGCTATAAACATGACGGGTCGCTCCATCGTACATGGTCATGTGCTACAGTCGTTGATGTTAACGATGAAATGATTGTAGCGATTACTTATAAAACTTGGGTTGTTGAAGGTGATGGAAGACGGTGGTTCACACGCGAACCTGCCGTATATTATTTCTATTTGAATCGGTGGTACAATGTGATTGCGATGATTCGAAAGCGTGGAATCTATTATTATTGTAACTTAGCAACGCCAAGCATTTACGATGGGGAAGCAATTAAGAATATTGATTATGACCTGGATGTAAAAGTATTCCCAGATGGAAACTATATTCTACTGGATGAAGATGAATTTATTGATCATCAACGTCAAATGCAATACGATGTGTCAATTATTGATATAGTTGTTGATGAGCAACGTCGACTTGTGAATGAAGTCAAAAGCGGTGTGGGACCCTTTAATTCTTTGAATGTTTATGAGTATTTTGAAAAATTTCTCAATTTAAACTTCGAAGAGTCATAA
- the arsB gene encoding ACR3 family arsenite efflux transporter yields MNNSNGDSDNRNIGFFEKYLTVWVLLCMVTGVLIGKFFPIVAQEIEKIQIYNTSVPIVILTWIMIFPMMLKVDFKSILAVKENYKGILISSFTSWAIKPFLMFGLASFFFLFVFQAFIPSDLGYQYIAGAVLLGAAPCTAMVFVWSHLTKGDPAHTLVQVALNDLMIIVLFVPIVSFLLNATNIVVPWDVLFGSVIAFVVFPLTGGALTRYFVVKHKGFKYFTDEFIPFFEPITTFGLLATLIIIFTFQGNIIINNPLHVILIAVPLVLQNIITALFAYGSCKIAKQPHNVAAPAALIGASDFFELSVAVAITLFGVNSPVVLVCTVGVLTEVPVMLMLVRFVNKTKGMFNY; encoded by the coding sequence ATGAATAATTCAAACGGAGACTCAGACAATCGTAACATTGGTTTTTTTGAAAAATATCTTACAGTATGGGTTCTTCTTTGCATGGTGACCGGTGTTCTTATCGGAAAATTCTTTCCAATAGTAGCCCAAGAAATCGAGAAAATTCAAATTTATAATACATCAGTTCCGATTGTTATCTTGACTTGGATTATGATTTTCCCCATGATGTTGAAGGTCGATTTTAAATCGATTCTTGCGGTCAAAGAAAACTATAAAGGGATTCTTATTTCAAGCTTTACAAGTTGGGCTATCAAACCATTTCTGATGTTTGGCCTTGCGTCCTTTTTCTTTCTTTTTGTATTTCAAGCGTTTATTCCAAGTGATTTAGGCTACCAGTATATTGCAGGAGCAGTACTACTAGGCGCAGCACCCTGCACCGCAATGGTATTTGTATGGAGCCATCTTACAAAAGGAGACCCAGCCCATACACTTGTTCAAGTTGCGCTTAATGACCTTATGATTATTGTTCTGTTTGTTCCGATTGTATCCTTTCTTCTCAATGCAACCAATATTGTTGTACCTTGGGATGTCTTATTTGGATCAGTAATTGCATTTGTAGTATTCCCACTTACTGGCGGAGCCCTCACACGATATTTCGTTGTGAAGCATAAAGGATTTAAATATTTTACCGATGAATTTATTCCTTTTTTTGAGCCAATCACAACGTTTGGATTACTGGCTACCTTAATCATTATCTTCACATTCCAAGGGAATATAATTATTAATAACCCACTTCATGTAATCCTCATTGCGGTTCCATTAGTGCTTCAAAATATCATTACTGCACTGTTTGCATATGGCAGTTGTAAGATCGCAAAACAACCACACAATGTTGCTGCTCCTGCTGCATTAATTGGTGCATCCGATTTCTTCGAGTTATCAGTTGCTGTTGCAATCACACTCTTCGGCGTGAACTCGCCTGTTGTATTAGTTTGTACAGTAGGTGTTCTGACAGAAGTCCCTGTGATGCTTATGTTAGTGCGGTTTGTGAATAAAACAAAGGGGATGTTCAATTACTAA
- a CDS encoding methionine ABC transporter ATP-binding protein, translating into MIRLENVSKRFELKNTQVDAVRDVSLTINDGEIFGVIGYSGAGKSTLVRCINLLERPTSGCVYVNDVDLTKLSNKDLRAQREKIGMIFQQFNLMTSRTVHDNVAFPLHNKMSKEARDLKVKGLLDIVGLSDKGDAYPSQLSGGQKQRVAIARALANDPGILLCDEATSALDPQTTQSILKLLKRLNKELGITIVIITHEMGVIKDICDRVAVMENGYVKELDRVIEVFANPKADITKEFIATTSNMNQIKELLDSDVDIVHVAHDQMMLQLDFYGSNTKESIIAHCIRAIDVDVSIIFGNVEVIQDVALGSLVVVVTGNKEKRIEVLRYLNEQNVKVEVLKDARND; encoded by the coding sequence TTGATAAGACTTGAAAATGTATCAAAACGATTTGAATTAAAAAATACGCAAGTCGATGCAGTGCGTGATGTATCACTCACAATCAATGATGGTGAGATATTTGGTGTGATTGGATACAGTGGGGCTGGTAAAAGTACCCTTGTACGCTGTATTAACTTACTTGAAAGACCGACGAGTGGATGTGTTTATGTCAATGATGTTGATTTAACAAAATTATCAAACAAAGACCTCCGTGCTCAACGTGAAAAAATCGGAATGATTTTCCAACAATTTAACCTGATGACCTCACGAACCGTTCATGACAATGTGGCGTTTCCACTTCATAATAAGATGTCAAAAGAAGCACGTGACTTAAAAGTTAAGGGACTCTTAGATATTGTTGGATTGTCTGATAAAGGGGATGCTTATCCTTCGCAATTATCAGGGGGGCAAAAACAACGGGTAGCAATTGCCCGAGCTTTAGCAAATGATCCGGGTATTTTACTGTGTGATGAAGCTACCAGTGCACTTGATCCTCAAACGACACAATCCATTTTAAAACTGTTGAAAAGACTCAATAAAGAATTGGGAATTACAATTGTTATCATTACACATGAAATGGGCGTAATCAAAGATATTTGTGATCGTGTTGCAGTGATGGAGAATGGCTATGTAAAAGAGCTTGATCGTGTCATTGAAGTCTTTGCCAATCCTAAAGCAGATATTACCAAAGAGTTCATCGCAACAACCAGCAACATGAATCAAATTAAGGAATTACTTGATAGTGATGTTGATATTGTTCATGTAGCGCACGATCAAATGATGCTTCAACTTGATTTCTATGGATCCAATACCAAAGAATCCATCATTGCACATTGCATTCGTGCAATTGATGTTGATGTGAGCATTATTTTTGGAAACGTTGAAGTCATCCAAGACGTTGCCTTGGGATCGCTGGTTGTAGTGGTAACGGGCAATAAAGAAAAACGCATCGAAGTCTTGCGTTATTTAAATGAACAAAATGTGAAAGTGGAGGTGTTGAAAGATGCAAGAAATGATTAA
- the rplC gene encoding 50S ribosomal protein L3, which yields MKGLLGRKLGMTQVFTTDGTLIPVSVVEVLPNVVLQKKTLETDNYEAVQLGVVDVKEHRANKSEIAHAAKANTAPKHFVREIAGSELLSYEVGDEIKADLFSAGEFVDVTGTSRGKGYQGAIRRNNQAIGPKAHGSGFHRGVGSLATGGRNNGYINKGRIMAGHEGARTRTNQNLEIIKVDTENNYILVKGNVPGPRRGYVVVKTTTKHVKSTSPVELIDYSAKEDSENA from the coding sequence ATGAAAGGTTTATTAGGACGTAAATTAGGGATGACTCAAGTCTTCACGACTGATGGTACTCTAATTCCTGTAAGCGTAGTTGAAGTGTTGCCTAATGTTGTACTTCAAAAGAAGACATTAGAAACAGATAACTACGAAGCAGTTCAATTAGGTGTTGTTGATGTTAAAGAACACCGTGCGAACAAATCTGAGATTGCTCATGCTGCTAAAGCTAACACAGCTCCGAAACATTTTGTTCGTGAAATCGCTGGTAGCGAATTACTAAGCTACGAAGTAGGCGATGAAATCAAAGCTGACTTATTCTCAGCAGGTGAGTTTGTAGATGTTACGGGAACTTCACGTGGTAAAGGTTACCAAGGTGCAATTCGCCGTAATAACCAAGCAATTGGGCCTAAAGCTCACGGTTCAGGGTTCCACCGTGGTGTTGGTTCATTAGCGACTGGCGGACGTAACAATGGTTACATCAATAAAGGTCGTATTATGGCTGGACACGAAGGTGCACGTACCCGTACAAACCAAAATTTAGAAATTATCAAAGTTGATACTGAAAACAACTACATTTTGGTAAAAGGAAACGTTCCAGGACCACGTCGTGGTTATGTAGTAGTTAAGACAACTACAAAACACGTGAAATCAACAAGTCCTGTTGAACTTATTGATTACTCGGCTAAGGAGGATTCTGAAAATGCCTAA
- a CDS encoding arsenate reductase ArsC: MDQSVKPKVAFICVHNSCRSQIAEAIATLKYSDIMEAYSAGTEKKDQINPDAVRIFKARYDIDMSTTQSSKTLDLIPTVDIVVTMGCNVDCPWLPCKHREDWNLDDPSGKSDAAFEYTIDQIELKMKDLMRRLKDKEIEVD; the protein is encoded by the coding sequence ATGGACCAAAGTGTCAAACCTAAAGTAGCTTTTATTTGTGTTCACAACTCGTGTCGTTCACAGATTGCAGAAGCGATTGCAACATTAAAATACTCAGATATTATGGAAGCTTACTCCGCGGGAACAGAAAAAAAAGATCAAATCAATCCGGATGCTGTGCGTATTTTTAAGGCACGCTATGATATAGATATGAGCACAACTCAATCCTCTAAAACATTGGATTTGATTCCAACGGTAGATATTGTTGTTACGATGGGATGTAACGTTGATTGCCCTTGGCTTCCTTGTAAGCATCGCGAAGATTGGAACTTAGATGACCCCAGCGGCAAATCTGATGCTGCGTTTGAATATACAATTGATCAAATAGAGCTAAAGATGAAAGATCTAATGCGTCGCCTTAAGGACAAGGAAATTGAGGTGGATTAA
- the rplW gene encoding 50S ribosomal protein L23, whose protein sequence is MKRNPRDIILRPIITEKTVMMQQNDNKVTFEVAKGTNKIEIAQAIEEIFNVKVEKVNVVNVAPRKKRVGKYEGKTRGVRKAIVKLAEGSNIDVL, encoded by the coding sequence ATGAAACGTAACCCTAGAGATATTATCTTACGCCCAATCATTACTGAAAAAACTGTAATGATGCAACAAAATGATAACAAAGTTACATTTGAAGTTGCTAAAGGGACAAACAAAATTGAAATCGCTCAAGCGATTGAAGAAATCTTCAATGTAAAAGTTGAAAAAGTTAACGTTGTAAACGTTGCACCTCGTAAAAAACGCGTTGGAAAATACGAAGGTAAAACACGTGGTGTTCGTAAAGCAATCGTTAAACTTGCAGAAGGATCAAACATTGACGTTCTGTAA
- the rplD gene encoding 50S ribosomal protein L4, with translation MPKIDVLNHEGKNLHSLELSEEVFGIEPNKQALFDAIVMQRASQRQGTHKVKNRSEVRGGGRKPWRQKGTGRARQGSIRSPQWRGGGIVFGPTPRSYAYSLNRKVRRLALRSALSQKVLDSQMVVLENLSFEEVKTKNFVKFMENLEFTRKTLFVFDGQEDIVNAYLSMRNIPNAGLLDVEGLNVYDIVNADRIVFTEKAAVAAGEVFA, from the coding sequence ATGCCTAAAATTGACGTATTAAATCATGAAGGTAAGAATCTTCATTCACTTGAATTAAGTGAAGAAGTATTTGGTATTGAACCAAACAAACAAGCACTCTTTGATGCAATCGTGATGCAACGTGCTTCACAACGCCAAGGAACTCACAAGGTTAAAAACCGTTCAGAGGTTCGTGGTGGTGGTCGTAAGCCATGGCGTCAAAAAGGTACAGGACGTGCTCGTCAAGGTTCGATCCGTTCACCACAATGGCGTGGAGGTGGAATCGTATTTGGTCCTACACCACGTAGCTATGCTTATAGCTTGAACCGCAAAGTTCGTCGCTTAGCATTACGTTCAGCATTATCACAAAAAGTTTTAGATTCACAAATGGTTGTATTAGAAAACCTCTCATTTGAAGAAGTAAAAACAAAGAACTTCGTGAAGTTCATGGAAAATCTAGAGTTCACTCGTAAAACATTATTTGTATTCGACGGACAAGAAGATATCGTGAATGCTTACCTATCAATGCGTAACATTCCAAATGCTGGTTTACTTGATGTTGAAGGTCTGAATGTTTACGATATCGTAAATGCGGATCGCATTGTATTTACTGAAAAAGCAGCAGTTGCAGCTGGAGAGGTATTTGCATAA
- a CDS encoding ArsR/SmtB family transcription factor encodes MDKDQNISNIEAVILFKAMADETRLKIMEMLTQEELCACHILEAFHITQPTLSYHMKILVESELVTSRKDGNWIRYRLNQDKVAKLNALTKRYITHDDVCIREGGCD; translated from the coding sequence ATGGACAAAGACCAAAACATATCAAATATAGAAGCGGTAATTTTGTTTAAAGCTATGGCTGATGAAACCCGATTAAAGATTATGGAGATGTTAACACAAGAAGAACTGTGTGCATGTCATATACTTGAGGCGTTTCATATTACACAACCAACATTGTCATACCACATGAAAATATTAGTTGAGAGTGAATTGGTCACAAGTCGAAAAGATGGTAATTGGATTCGCTACCGATTAAATCAAGACAAAGTTGCCAAACTTAATGCACTTACCAAACGTTATATTACGCATGATGATGTATGCATTCGCGAAGGAGGGTGTGATTAA
- a CDS encoding methionine ABC transporter permease → MQEMINQWLPNLVRYWPEFLTSIVETLQMMAWAGVFSIFFGLIFGVILVVTQKGNILEHVMISQVNAFIHQFIDKTVNIMRSIPFLILIVAIGPFVLFIVGTAIGVKGAILPMVIGCTPFVIRQVEMALSTVDPGLIEAAEAMGLSPFKIITKVYLKESVPQLIRAVTITLISLLDLTAMAGIIGGGGLGAFVIRYGRGRFYTDIIVVSVIVLVLMVMVIQMIGNALSRKFTH, encoded by the coding sequence ATGCAAGAAATGATTAATCAATGGTTACCAAATCTCGTGAGATATTGGCCTGAATTCTTAACAAGCATTGTTGAAACACTTCAAATGATGGCGTGGGCAGGTGTGTTTTCGATTTTCTTTGGTCTAATTTTTGGCGTAATTCTTGTGGTAACGCAAAAAGGAAACATCTTAGAACATGTTATGATTTCACAAGTCAATGCATTTATCCATCAGTTCATTGATAAAACAGTGAATATCATGCGCTCCATTCCATTTCTTATTTTGATTGTTGCGATTGGTCCATTTGTGCTCTTTATTGTCGGAACTGCAATTGGCGTTAAAGGTGCAATCCTTCCAATGGTAATTGGGTGTACACCATTTGTGATTCGTCAGGTAGAAATGGCATTATCTACAGTGGATCCAGGGCTTATTGAAGCTGCAGAAGCAATGGGATTGTCACCGTTTAAAATTATTACAAAAGTTTATTTAAAAGAGAGTGTGCCACAACTCATTCGTGCGGTAACCATCACGTTGATTAGTTTGCTTGATTTAACTGCTATGGCAGGAATTATTGGTGGTGGTGGTTTGGGTGCCTTTGTTATCCGTTATGGCCGTGGTCGGTTTTATACTGATATTATTGTTGTTTCGGTCATTGTATTGGTACTGATGGTTATGGTCATCCAAATGATTGGGAATGCTTTATCTCGTAAATTTACACACTAA
- a CDS encoding GNAT family N-acetyltransferase, producing MFKPLISDRLILRPINSGDAQNVLEHFSDDIAIYMFPTPSRSLEEASAFVEATLKNMHLNRELVYAITLRESNAFIGLAGLHGLESQTPELGVWTIKSQHGHHYGREAMQLVAQKAKSLGYTQVIYPVDIRNIASKKIPLYLNGTLTDEEKDVKTIDGRSLRIETYTIQL from the coding sequence ATGTTTAAACCACTTATTTCAGATCGTTTGATTCTGAGGCCCATTAACAGTGGTGATGCACAAAATGTACTTGAACACTTTAGCGATGATATCGCAATCTACATGTTCCCCACCCCTTCAAGATCTTTGGAAGAGGCATCCGCTTTTGTAGAAGCGACACTAAAAAATATGCACCTAAACCGTGAGCTCGTTTATGCAATCACACTCAGGGAATCAAACGCGTTTATTGGCCTTGCTGGACTACATGGTCTAGAATCACAAACCCCAGAACTAGGAGTTTGGACGATAAAATCACAGCATGGTCATCATTATGGCCGTGAAGCGATGCAATTGGTTGCGCAAAAAGCAAAATCATTGGGATACACTCAAGTAATCTACCCTGTTGATATCCGTAATATCGCAAGTAAAAAGATTCCACTCTATTTGAATGGAACACTGACTGATGAAGAGAAAGACGTCAAGACCATTGACGGAAGGAGTCTTAGGATCGAAACCTATACGATACAATTATGA